The nucleotide window aaaaaaaatgtaggagataaattttgaattttcttaataGAACTCGCATGTTTTAtacttcaatttaaaaattcaactcCTATTTTCATTCTCAGTAGACAAAACACACCTCGGAACACCATCTTACGTGTACTGTCCTAATGGAAGTCTCCATATCCGTGTCTTTGTAGTTATTGTAAGTAGCTTTGTTCGTTGATATATTTTGCATTTTTGAATTGGAAGAATCACAAACAAAGTCATTTCTGCTCACTGATTATATGCTAAATatagtttaataatttattttaacgaATGGTTTCTTAGATTTTcagtatttgataaaattagattttaatattaagttatcctcatttaatgcttttttttactataacaTTCATGAAATATTCACTGATAATTAATATTCATCAAAAGATCTAATAATGTAATTGACTACTTGtggttttttaattatatattttttcatctacaagaattttaaatattattttaagaaatcaaaCCCAATTTCATCCAACCAATAACTTGATCGTTAATGTCgttctttaattaatgttttatttaaaaatgattaaagataaaatttattatcttttatcaatgcattcttaaattatattattttttattttaaaattatgattatgtttGTTAAAAAAGAGTACgctttgtattttaatttatttttaagtaaacaaatttattaagaattattttcCTCTCTATAAGTCTTCATATCAtcaacaatttaaaatatttacaatcaattttaaatgtgaatgtttttaaaaagaatttctcCTCGTTTAGTCATGAAGTTTTTcgaataaaatatttagttttttttataatttatttattttaaattctttttcccaatttcaatttcattttaatttaattcaaaatttcaaatcttgatataacacattaaatttaaaatatattttatttttaaataaaataaattttaaattaaaattgttataattttaatcaaattataatttaattttaaaatcatgaatttttacatattatatCAACAAAAGTAATATATGTGAActgcaataatttattttcactatatttgtttttataattattttaatcaattttaaaagtcACATCTCCTTCATTTATTGATATTAAAATATCtagtattattttaaagttattttttgtttgtacatcttgtttaaattttataacatcTAAATGATACACAGAAAGTTCCTCAACGTAAGAAACCTAACAAACCATacgaagcaaaaaaaaaaaaaaacctaacaaACCATTTATCAACTTTAAGGAGATTGACACTTTGTTTGTTTGcaccaaaattaaaaggaacaaataagagaagaacaaaaactttaatttttgtttcattccTTCATTTGGTTGTTGTGGCAGAGGACAGGAAAAGTAAGTTTTTGTGTGAAAGGAATTGTTCAttgtaaaatgattaaattgtctttattattttcaggtatttatattatttcaattgtaatttttttctttcgttTTATTTTCTATACATTTAGaactttttttcattcattttcttttctattaaaCACTTAGCTGACGTACATTTTCcttgtttcttgttttctgtttttattttcaatcaaaatagaaaatgggattgaaaatgtttttcaatttatgtccaatttttttttaaaaaaaaagcaggAAGTTGTTTCCAGCTTTCCTTTGTAAAATTTTGCAAAAAtcttgtaaatataataaaaaacttCAACCTCCTTTTATTTATGTCACCGTGGTCGATCCCACTCAAACTTTCATGAACCTGAGTTGGATCAACCTCTCCTTACAACTTCATGCTTCAGCGCTCTTAGTATGAGTGAGGAAGTCTCTCTTCCAATTGTTGGGGTTGTGATTCATTTTCTGGTGGTCGTCACTACATGCAACACTGTCTCTTCCAATTACTCCTAGCATATCTGATGGAGGCTAAGGCTCATATTAAAACAAACACTTTTTCAACATGTTCCTTttctgaaaacaaaaaataaaaagcaaaagcaaacatatttttcaatttatgaaaattgaaaatgttttctccAACCAAACACCTCGTTAGCCTCTGTTTAGAAACAGAGTatcacaaaagaaaaatgaaagaagtgaaaaacatgtttttgaTATGCTTTCTAATTCTATCCTTTGGGGCTGCAATGAACTAAGAGCTTTAACGCTGAAACTAATGCATTCGGGTCATTAATTGGCAACTCATATTTAGTTATCATTATTGATTTGTCATTCAGTGTTAGAAACTCAATTTGAGgttcttatttttttgataGCAAGTGACACCCAGCCTCTTACTATCCCTCATTTTCTTCCCTTTCATGTGAGCCCAATCTTCTCCCCCTCTCTCATTTTCCATGGAGAGATCTATACGACAGCCTTAGAAGCGGTACTCTCAATGCTTATTATTTTCTCATTTATCAACTATCTCTGAGATgtagaaaaattctttttatctttgataACCCAGTTCTTGGGATTCTTCTATGAGATCGAGTTTTTCATGGTGAAAGACAACCCAAAAATTTTGTATTCTCGTctctttattatttaatattaatattttaacttaTCTATGATTTAATAAAACATCTATTAtcctaaaaaacatttattttctatttttattctcttattcatatcattttttttatttaaagatatttgtcattttataaaTACTTCTCTTTAGTGTATAATGATGACATTGATGTCATGCATACTACTACCTAAATCCCCCTTTTTTCTTAGTTCTGGTGGGAATGTTTCTTCGTTCCTTACCTTTCCCTCTcgccattttcttttatttcctctCATACCAAACTGCCAAACgattatcacattttttttttacttcttttctctttttctcgcaatgcttttatttttctttttttcataaaataaaatattaaaaaatcatctcacttctcactctttttctttccttttattttcattctcaaACCAAACCGGCAAACGGTGTAAAggagaaaaacagaaaaaactGCTATCGATACAATTGCCAAATGGTACAATCTCAGACCGGTGGCCTGTAAAACTCGAGAGGGTAGCCATGTATTGAATTCAAAACAAGTACTATTATAACAAATACAATCTCAGTgaagttttattattaaatagaatACATGGCACACTGACGACAACCTTACACTACAGGTAGCAAACCTGTATTCACAAACTGCTAAACGTTTCATCAGATGTAATATTTACAGAGGGAGGAAGAATGGTAAAAGAACATCACCAACTACCTAATCAAAGTACAATTTTCCTACCTTGATACCCCCTCCACCACCAGATTGCCAAACGATTTGGATATTCTCTCAACTCAATTTCAACTGATGACAGAATAACTCAATTCGTCAACAACCTAACGTAGAATGGAGTAATAATGTAACATGCTGATAAAATTTGTTAACTACGGAGACCATAACAATGAAAACTAGATTTAAATCCAACTCTGGGGCATGGGGTAACCTTTGATTGGTTCAGATGGATCACTAACTAGACCTCTCCCGCTGCTTGAGCCACGGCTAGAACTCCCCGTTAGCATTGCCATCAGACTACCACCATGCACCCTGCCTTCAGGAACAACAACTGACATTGGCAAGTGACCACCTTCCTTAACCGAGACATGAGCAGTTGCAGCTTCCAACTGCTCGAAGTCAGAACAGGTTGCAGCAGCGCCTAGGCTACTCCCTATTTTCATCATATTTACATCCATGTTTTTGTCAATGAGTACCTGCTTTAGTTCATCTGCTTTACTGGAATGAGGATCCTGAACAACAGATCCCAGTGAGATGCCTCCATGAACCCTCTTGTCATGCACTAGCCCACTATGAAGTGCACACAGACCTGTTTTCCCCCTTGCAAATGAATTGCAAGGACCATCCTGTTGGATGCCATATTCTGAACCAGGATGGCCCCAAGAGCATCTCTTGCCTCCCCCATGTGCTTTGCAAAAGTCAGTGCTGCCTTGTGCACTCTTTCCACAGCCTTCGAACTTACATCTCTTGCCTCCCCCATGGCGGACACAATGATCAGTCCTTCCTCTAGCACTCTTTGTGCAGCCTGGTACAGCACACCTCTTTCCACCCCCATGTGCCACACAGAAGTTGGTACCTCCATGCACACTTTTAGTGCATACTCCACCACCCTGGTATGTACAGCGTTTTCCCCCTCCATGGCCCTTGCAATATGGGGTGCTCCCCTCAGCACCTTTGGTGCACCCTGGTGCAGTACACCGTTTTCCCCCACCATGTGCTTTGCAAAACATTGTGCTCCCCTGTGCCCCTTTTGTACATCCAGGAACTTGGCATCGACGCCCTCCACCATGTGAGATGCAAAGGCCTGATAGGCCTTCCGCACTCTTGGTACAATTTTCTCTCTGGCATCTCTTGCCCCCACCATGCCGGATGCATAATCCAGATTTCCCTCTGGCAGCCCGGGTACAACCTTCATGACTGCATCTCCGGCCACCACCATGGGCAATACAGAAATCTGTACGTCCTTCTGCACTCTTTGTGCAACCAAGGAATTCACATCGCCTGCCACCTCCATGTGCCTTGCAGTACACTGTACGACCCTCGGCTCCTTTGTGGCAACCAGGTTTCTGACACCTCCTACCCCCACCATGAGATATACAACGTCCAGAAGCACCTCTGGCACCCTTCCCACATCCCTCCACTTGACATGTTTTAGAATTACCGGGGCGATGTAGTGGCTGTTGCTGCTGTGTAAGCCCAGAAGTGCAGGTGACTGAACTTTTTGGTCCGGTTGACGAGAGGTCCACAACAATGGGACTATGATCAAACTGCTTCGATGACTgacttaaaagaaaattagtacCTGTATTTGATGACATCTTAGAAGATGGCAAAACAATCCCTGGCTGCCAGCTACATGAAGTTGATCCCTCATCTGTATTTTGTGTCCCACTGAATGTTAATGGTATCTCCATATTCAATTGAAGAGGTGATGGATTTAGATGTACGCTTGTAATATCCGACTCACAGGGCCCAGTGGAAAGGCTTAACTCCAAATCAAATTTTGGTTGCAGCTCCAATGTCTTCAAATTTGAATTAACAGGTTTCTTATGGCTTTGTACCTTCTCAGAGCcaagatgaagaaaaaagtcCAGTTCAATATCCATAGATGATTCCTCATCAATATCTTTGGCTGAAGACATAGCAGTGCAAGCAGCAGCTGAACTCCCCTTGCTGTCTGAGGAACTGCTTGAACGCCCAAGCCCAAGTGACAAAGAAGAGTCAACTCTTTGACCCATACATCCATCAATTAAATCCCACTTCCTTTTTGTTCCCTTAGAAGAGGGCACAGAGGTGGGAATTGAAGAACCAGGGGAATCAAGTCGTAAGATGGTATCTGTACCATGATAATCAGCTCCCCTTCCTTCAATTTGCATTGAACTGCCCAAAATCTTGAATGCATTTGCAGAATGATTAGCAGCAAATCCTAAAAAGTTCTTGAACCTCGCATCCATGGAAGTGATGAAACCACTGCCAAAAGAATATCTAATCCTATTTATGAATTTCACAGTACAGCCTTCCTGACCTCCGGGTAAAAAAGAGATGTTTATCTACAAAGTTAGGGTTAGATTTGTCTAAAGGTGTTTAATGCACCCCCGCTGACAAATCCTGAAGTATCACGTCGATCCATCTATAAGATATAGAAAGATTAAGCTGAGGTTGAGTTTGTCAGTTGCAAGTACAAATTAACCTAACAAGATCCGACTCCTTCCAAAACACACCATGGAAGCACTCATACTGTTTGCAACGAACCACATGGTTGGAACTGAAACATCTGCCAAAATAAACATGGTTTCAGTCAGATTTGGCATGCCTATTTAAATAAAAGTGGGTAATAGATGGCATCAGATATAAGTGAAACACGCATGGATAatggatggcatcagaaataaGTGAAACACGCACAAAAGAAATTTATGATTGCCAAACACCAGATATTCAATGGCCCAAAACAAGCAAAAGacgataaattttaaaaaaaactttttccaaaaactTTATAAGAATTGTTCtccacaaaaattgaaaattgagatAAAACCAACACTACAGATAAATCTACTCATAATAGCATTTAAATATATGAACTGGGTACACAGATCTCCATTGTGTAAGGGCAACACAAAGCCAGCAAAACAAAAACTGTAGCTATAGCTGtagttatataaaaagaaaaaggtatagaATTACATAGCCGCGGCCGCCCTTCCAAAAAATGTTACAAATCAAACCAAATCctaaagaatgaaattttaatttaaaaaaatgtgctgATTAGCAAACCGGAGAGATAGCCGAGGGCCAGAGTCACTGTTCGGCCAACTACAAGTGAACGAGTAGTTGAAGTAGTCaatagttattatatatataataatgtacATAATGCAGCATTTCATAAACAAGCACATTGTTTTGTCTGTTAGTTTGTCACGAGCACCAGAAGTGCAGGTCAGACCCTGCTGACCACCACTTTATACTATGTTTTGAACCAACTGGCTGGATCCAGTCTGCTGACCAGCTGGTCCTTAAACACAAGGAGACTttataatatcaaataaaatttaaaaaaaatatagagagaACTTAGATGTCTGCCTAGCTTTAACAAATGCATCGAAATTAAAGAGTACGAGTACTTGAGCAAACCTCGACAGTTAACTGATAAGACATTTTTCCATAAAACAGCAGAAGCAGCTAGGAGAGAAAACAGCAGCCGAACACCAAATACCTAAGTGCATCAGTTGAAACAGTTCTGCTAATATTATAACACAGAAAAGGTATGCAATAGCACATAACAAGCAAAAGATAAAGACTAAGAGCAAGCAAATGCATAgatgaaaatatgaaataacaAACATTGGATTCTTAAGTATAGCACACAGGATAACTACAGTCTTTGAATGTAATAATTTCTCAACAAGAACACAGAACATCATTAAATAAacaaggaagaaaaaataacCGAACAAGAGAGCCTGGACAACGAACAAGTCTAGAACTCAGTTGCACagtaacatatataaataaaagcattGGAGCGAAAACTGTGTCTTCTTTCTTTTAGCTACTTCTTTTTCAagaataaaaatcaattaaaactaAGCAAAAAGAGAAGAATGGCTAATTATAAACTTTCTTTGCATATAGGGTAGAccccatgaaaaaaaaataaacaaaataaatcctTTCAAATAAATCACCAAAAGAATTGACCAAAACAAGTGTAAAACAGAGAGATTTATGGAGAATTCGGATAATTTGTTGCGTTTGATCAAAGTACCTGGAGTCACAAActccaataaataaatagaaagaaGGAAACCAGAAACAAGGATAGAAGCGCACAAGTTGAATCAGCAAAATATTAATACTAAGTACCCCAAATATGCTGAATTTGATCACATATCGTTAAATCGGAGCTAATTCAGGAAGAAAAAAGATTGAagtagaaaatattattattgaactGCAGTGAATTGCAGAGGAAAGGAggagaaaaaacaaatattccAATTCAACTTTCATCGTTCTAAATTTGCTGAAATATGCTAAACTGAGAATcttcaatcaaaatcaaaaattcTGTTTCCACAGAGTCGAGAAGGAGAATAAAAACATCAATTCATTGGCACGCCGGTCCTTTGAATACAATTCCAGATGCCAAAGAAATAAAGTCGAAATGGAAAACGAAAGGGCACGCAAATGATGATTCCCTTTAACTCGCAGCTGAAGAGGTTCAATGAAAATTAGATTGGAGCGAGAAATAGAACAAGAATTGAGGTTGGATATCAGAGATCTGAGGAAGAGTGAGTTACCTAGCGCGTCGATTGGATTGGATtcgatttgattttgatttgcgGTTAGAGAAGCGGTTCTAGGGTTTTGAAATTTAGCGAGAGAGTGAACAGCGAAGGCCGACAAGAAACGGCGAAGAAGAAGAGAGTGAGAGAGCAATGAGGATGAAGAGGCGCGTGTTCATAGTGAGCGTACGCTACAACCAATTTTAATACTCGACGGATTCTAGGGTtacgtttctcttctttctttgtttttctttttttatttgacttatactgcaattattatttt belongs to Glycine soja cultivar W05 chromosome 5, ASM419377v2, whole genome shotgun sequence and includes:
- the LOC114413426 gene encoding uncharacterized protein LOC114413426, giving the protein MDARFKNFLGFAANHSANAFKILGSSMQIEGRGADYHGTDTILRLDSPGSSIPTSVPSSKGTKRKWDLIDGCMGQRVDSSLSLGLGRSSSSSDSKGSSAAACTAMSSAKDIDEESSMDIELDFFLHLGSEKVQSHKKPVNSNLKTLELQPKFDLELSLSTGPCESDITSVHLNPSPLQLNMEIPLTFSGTQNTDEGSTSCSWQPGIVLPSSKMSSNTGTNFLLSQSSKQFDHSPIVVDLSSTGPKSSVTCTSGLTQQQQPLHRPGNSKTCQVEGCGKGARGASGRCISHGGGRRCQKPGCHKGAEGRTVYCKAHGGGRRCEFLGCTKSAEGRTDFCIAHGGGRRCSHEGCTRAARGKSGLCIRHGGGKRCQRENCTKSAEGLSGLCISHGGGRRCQVPGCTKGAQGSTMFCKAHGGGKRCTAPGCTKGAEGSTPYCKGHGGGKRCTYQGGGVCTKSVHGGTNFCVAHGGGKRCAVPGCTKSARGRTDHCVRHGGGKRCKFEGCGKSAQGSTDFCKAHGGGKRCSWGHPGSEYGIQQDGPCNSFARGKTGLCALHSGLVHDKRVHGGISLGSVVQDPHSSKADELKQVLIDKNMDVNMMKIGSSLGAAATCSDFEQLEAATAHVSVKEGGHLPMSVVVPEGRVHGGSLMAMLTGSSSRGSSSGRGLVSDPSEPIKGYPMPQSWI